Proteins from a genomic interval of Salinivibrio kushneri:
- a CDS encoding 1,4-dihydroxy-2-naphthoate polyprenyltransferase yields the protein MRPSTLAIWLDAARPKTLPLAVTSILSGSAVAASQGSLSWSISLMALVTALLLQILSNLANDYGDALKGTDNATRIGPMRAIQSGHVSLTTMRRALMLNIGLTLLSGGSLIAIACQQPTDIISFLLLGVMAIVAAITYTVGNKPYGYRGLGDLSVLMFFGWLGVAGTYYLQVGHIDSLIILPATACGLLAVGVLNINNLRDIDNDRACGKHTLVVRLGPERGRQYHVILLAGAIVCYSLFAALTLQAWLGWLFLAGVPFLARHGRDVYQATNASALRPMMGTMVRCALITNGLFMTGMLLV from the coding sequence ATGCGGCCTTCTACTCTTGCGATATGGCTGGATGCGGCGCGACCTAAAACCCTACCGCTGGCCGTTACCTCGATTTTGTCCGGCAGTGCTGTCGCCGCCTCACAAGGGAGCCTGTCATGGTCAATCAGCTTGATGGCGCTGGTGACTGCCTTATTGCTGCAGATCCTGTCTAACCTCGCGAACGACTATGGTGATGCACTAAAAGGCACGGATAACGCGACGCGTATCGGCCCCATGCGCGCTATCCAATCCGGCCATGTCAGCCTGACCACCATGCGCCGCGCGCTCATGCTCAATATTGGTTTGACCCTACTCAGTGGTGGCTCACTGATTGCGATAGCCTGCCAACAACCGACCGACATTATCAGTTTCTTGCTGCTTGGCGTGATGGCGATTGTGGCAGCCATTACCTACACCGTGGGCAACAAACCGTATGGCTATCGCGGGCTGGGGGATTTATCGGTACTGATGTTTTTTGGCTGGCTCGGGGTGGCCGGCACCTATTATTTGCAGGTCGGCCATATTGATTCTTTAATCATACTTCCTGCCACCGCTTGCGGCTTGCTGGCGGTGGGCGTATTAAACATCAACAATTTACGAGATATTGATAACGATCGCGCTTGTGGTAAGCATACCTTGGTGGTGCGTTTAGGGCCGGAGCGCGGGCGTCAGTATCACGTGATCTTGCTGGCCGGCGCTATCGTTTGTTATTCCTTGTTTGCTGCCCTTACCTTGCAAGCTTGGTTGGGTTGGTTGTTCCTCGCTGGTGTCCCATTTCTGGCGCGCCACGGGCGTGACGTCTATCAAGCCACTAATGCCAGCGCCCTGCGCCCCATGATGGGAACCATGGTGCGTTGTGCACTGATCACTAATGGCCTATTTATGACGGGTATGCTGTTGGTCTAA